Proteins encoded by one window of Rhodococcus sp. OK302:
- a CDS encoding ABC transporter permease produces MSTRSWSRPTLRVLRVLAILWVVSLLCFFSMNLLPGDPAQAILGVTATPEGLASLRQQMGLNEPVVERYLAWIGGVLTGDLGQSFHTQQEVGAIVLERTPVTIELIVLSQAIALAFAVPAAIAAAVRRRSGADKAISLWVFTVLSTPNFVIGVLLVWVFAIVLGWFPSNGFVPVSDGLIPHLSSVLLPSIALAAAPFALYQRVLRADLASTFDREFIAVARAKGIAPHRVVFGHALRPSLLGLSTSVGVTVGTMIGSTVVIETLFGLPGIGSELVRAVQTRDFVTVQGIVLAIATAFIVINTTVDYLYGIIDPRLRSAKLIKGDVHA; encoded by the coding sequence ATGTCTACTCGATCATGGTCGAGGCCCACGCTTCGAGTGCTACGCGTACTGGCGATTCTCTGGGTGGTGTCACTGCTCTGTTTCTTCAGCATGAACCTACTTCCGGGCGATCCTGCCCAAGCAATCCTCGGTGTCACCGCCACACCCGAGGGGCTTGCCTCGCTCCGACAACAGATGGGATTGAACGAGCCTGTAGTAGAACGCTACTTGGCGTGGATAGGAGGTGTGCTCACCGGAGATCTCGGCCAGTCCTTCCACACACAACAGGAAGTGGGGGCGATCGTGCTCGAGCGGACACCCGTCACGATCGAACTCATCGTGCTCAGCCAGGCGATAGCTCTCGCCTTCGCAGTGCCTGCTGCAATCGCCGCTGCCGTGCGTAGAAGGTCCGGCGCCGACAAAGCCATCAGCCTATGGGTATTCACCGTGCTGTCCACACCGAACTTCGTCATCGGCGTCCTACTCGTCTGGGTTTTCGCGATCGTGTTGGGCTGGTTCCCTTCCAACGGTTTCGTACCGGTCTCCGACGGACTGATTCCTCACCTGTCTTCAGTACTACTTCCGTCGATCGCACTTGCCGCAGCCCCCTTCGCTCTCTATCAACGAGTCTTACGCGCAGATCTCGCATCGACCTTCGACCGTGAATTCATCGCCGTTGCACGGGCAAAGGGCATCGCACCCCACAGAGTGGTCTTCGGACACGCACTGCGCCCAAGCCTTCTGGGGTTGAGCACATCGGTCGGCGTCACCGTCGGAACGATGATCGGTTCGACGGTAGTCATCGAAACCCTCTTTGGACTACCAGGAATCGGCAGTGAACTTGTGCGTGCCGTCCAAACTCGAGACTTCGTCACCGTGCAGGGCATCGTCCTGGCCATTGCCACAGCCTTCATCGTCATCAACACCACAGTCGACTACCTGTACGGAATCATCGATCCCCGGTTGCGGTCGGCGAAGCTGATCAAAGGAGATGTACACGCATGA
- a CDS encoding alpha-L-rhamnosidase — MTLERLKAAHRNRPLGIAGETLFLRWSLSDTDRLDSYATFAVHLDCSETNLGPSSLWRINGLSHPWVEYNGPTLKPCTRYYWQVTATTSGGQRITSAVEHFETGITDADQWVGPWISTPLLDYRSEAWDPVPQLRKEFQLDATPTDGRIYATALGLYRIWINGDELTVNSHFRPGWTDYHVRVNHQTFDCSAHLVKGTNTIAVALAKGWYAGRIGLVRDPGLYGTQPAFRMQARIHAPDGLEQLVVSDSTWRYSYGPIQASDMLRGEFKDLRRETPGWETSNFDDSQWNSVLPRADISVPIFPQPHDSIATRSVIEGSLVHEHARGPAVFDFGQNLVGWTRIDSPTTPGTDIIVRHGEILTKDKLVYRDNLRGAFQEDRYATGTEEPQILEPDFTLHGFRYAEVWGLPPKDFAMAFELRENSTISAVSIETPHDQVGHFSCSDERLNKLASAIEWTIRGNFLEVPTDCPQRDERLGWLGDAGVIAETAAYNFDVAAFFTKFAQDCADAQFEDGSVPSYAPVVPPATMKEGSPGWSDGYIRIVHLLMARYGDITPARNHFESMCRYLGHIDQHNPDGLRVNAVGSNFGDWLSVPDGQEGTIHPGYTYTGAHSTSPVDVVATAHTYRSFVQVAEIAHKLGYEEESVRLGNRAEQIRTAYRAAYVLPDGRILGDTQTVYAQAIGYSLLHDFEINRAVEHLTRAVNRSGHVTTGIHGVEHLLPVLADNGQRALAYELLLSEKCPSWLHMIASGGTTIWEKWNGIGEDGGLETAEMNSFNHYALGAVGRFLYEGIAGIRLQNSSWTGEFGFSPKYSTSLSWARARYESPIGAISSHWCWDGPSILHDVEVPPAARATFALTDGDRVVRIDGSTIEPAGTVNLGPGHHQLLVLPGTKD; from the coding sequence ATGACACTAGAGCGCTTGAAGGCAGCGCATCGAAATCGTCCCCTGGGGATTGCCGGCGAGACACTCTTTCTCCGCTGGTCGCTCAGCGACACCGATCGTTTGGACTCCTACGCAACCTTCGCGGTCCACCTCGACTGCAGCGAAACGAATTTGGGTCCGAGTTCGTTGTGGCGGATCAACGGACTCAGTCACCCCTGGGTCGAGTACAACGGACCCACCCTGAAACCGTGCACGAGGTACTACTGGCAGGTAACCGCGACGACCTCTGGTGGACAGCGAATCACGAGCGCCGTAGAACACTTCGAAACCGGCATCACCGATGCAGATCAGTGGGTCGGCCCGTGGATTTCGACTCCTCTTCTCGATTATCGATCCGAGGCATGGGATCCGGTTCCACAGCTGCGCAAGGAATTCCAACTCGATGCGACACCGACAGACGGGCGAATCTATGCGACCGCACTCGGCCTGTATCGAATCTGGATCAATGGGGACGAACTGACGGTCAACTCCCACTTCCGCCCTGGATGGACCGATTATCACGTACGCGTCAACCATCAGACCTTCGATTGCTCTGCGCATCTAGTCAAGGGCACCAACACCATTGCCGTCGCACTCGCTAAAGGTTGGTATGCGGGACGGATCGGTTTGGTGAGAGACCCTGGACTCTATGGCACTCAGCCTGCCTTCCGGATGCAGGCCCGCATACATGCTCCTGATGGTCTGGAGCAACTCGTAGTCAGCGATTCAACTTGGCGCTATTCCTACGGACCCATTCAAGCTTCTGACATGCTTCGCGGCGAATTCAAAGATCTCAGACGAGAAACGCCCGGCTGGGAAACTTCCAATTTTGATGACTCTCAATGGAATTCGGTATTGCCGAGAGCCGACATATCAGTCCCCATCTTCCCTCAACCCCATGATTCGATCGCCACCCGCAGCGTCATCGAAGGTTCACTCGTACACGAACATGCCCGCGGTCCAGCAGTTTTCGACTTCGGACAGAATCTGGTCGGATGGACGCGGATCGACTCTCCGACAACTCCCGGCACAGACATCATCGTCCGACACGGCGAGATTCTCACCAAAGACAAACTCGTCTACCGTGACAACCTCCGTGGTGCGTTTCAGGAGGATCGCTACGCGACCGGAACGGAGGAGCCCCAAATCCTCGAACCAGACTTCACATTGCATGGCTTCCGATACGCCGAAGTGTGGGGATTGCCCCCGAAAGATTTCGCAATGGCATTCGAACTACGTGAAAACTCGACGATCTCTGCAGTCTCGATCGAAACTCCCCACGATCAGGTCGGACATTTCTCATGTTCCGACGAGCGGCTGAACAAATTGGCTTCGGCGATCGAATGGACAATCCGCGGAAACTTCCTGGAAGTTCCCACAGATTGCCCCCAACGCGACGAACGCCTGGGCTGGCTGGGCGACGCCGGAGTGATCGCAGAAACCGCTGCATACAACTTCGACGTCGCAGCCTTCTTCACGAAGTTTGCACAAGACTGTGCCGATGCACAGTTCGAGGATGGTTCTGTTCCCTCATATGCGCCTGTAGTTCCACCGGCAACAATGAAGGAAGGCTCCCCCGGATGGTCTGACGGATACATCCGCATCGTTCATCTCTTGATGGCCCGCTATGGCGATATCACCCCAGCACGCAACCACTTTGAATCAATGTGCCGATATCTCGGACACATCGATCAGCACAATCCGGACGGACTCAGAGTCAACGCTGTCGGCTCGAACTTCGGCGACTGGCTGTCGGTCCCCGACGGGCAGGAAGGCACGATACATCCCGGCTACACCTACACCGGTGCACATTCGACCAGCCCGGTCGACGTCGTCGCTACCGCGCACACATACCGGTCCTTCGTGCAGGTCGCAGAGATTGCACACAAACTCGGGTACGAAGAAGAATCCGTGCGTCTCGGCAACAGGGCCGAACAGATCCGCACAGCGTATCGAGCGGCATATGTCTTGCCCGACGGCAGAATTTTGGGCGACACTCAGACTGTTTATGCTCAGGCGATCGGGTACAGCCTCCTCCATGATTTCGAAATCAATCGTGCTGTAGAACATCTCACCCGAGCGGTGAATCGATCCGGGCACGTCACGACGGGAATCCACGGGGTCGAGCATCTACTCCCGGTCCTGGCCGATAACGGTCAACGGGCTCTCGCATACGAACTCTTGCTGAGCGAGAAGTGCCCCAGTTGGTTACACATGATCGCTAGTGGTGGCACCACCATCTGGGAGAAGTGGAACGGAATCGGCGAAGACGGTGGCCTCGAAACCGCGGAGATGAACTCGTTCAATCACTATGCCCTAGGTGCCGTCGGACGATTCCTCTACGAGGGGATTGCAGGCATTCGACTCCAGAATAGTTCCTGGACAGGCGAATTCGGCTTCAGTCCGAAATACAGCACAAGCCTCTCCTGGGCAAGAGCACGATATGAGAGTCCGATCGGAGCGATTTCCAGTCACTGGTGTTGGGACGGGCCGTCGATACTTCACGATGTCGAAGTTCCACCGGCAGCACGCGCAACGTTTGCACTGACCGATGGTGATCGGGTGGTCCGCATCGACGGATCGACGATCGAGCCCGCCGGAACAGTAAATCTTGGACCTGGCCATCACCAGCTCCTGGTACTGCCCGGGACAAAGGACTGA
- a CDS encoding BldC family transcriptional regulator encodes MTAISRPFDEELLTPGQVAALFCVDPKTVSRWAKAGKIGFVTTLGGHRRYRSTEVHALLRSLDDSCPS; translated from the coding sequence GTGACTGCAATCAGCCGACCGTTCGATGAGGAGCTTCTCACTCCGGGACAAGTTGCAGCTCTCTTTTGCGTCGATCCCAAGACTGTTAGTCGGTGGGCGAAGGCAGGAAAGATCGGATTCGTGACCACCCTCGGTGGGCATCGCCGCTATCGCAGCACAGAGGTGCACGCCCTTCTTCGTTCGCTCGACGATTCTTGCCCATCGTGA
- the wecB gene encoding non-hydrolyzing UDP-N-acetylglucosamine 2-epimerase, with product MKPSSALTALRPRIAVIYGTRPEAIKCAPLIKAIEAHPGLDVTVVVTGQHPEMVNEVHRIFEIHPDHDLALMEPGQPLGRLSGRVTVAITEVLRQFRPDIVVVHGDTSSSTAAALAAFSEGIPVVHLEAGLRSHDLRNPFPEEGNRRMTAAITSLHLCPTELARQNLLAERIPLNNIAVTGNTVVDALLTTATNTDTPDNRALRSALDSGLRVVLLTLHRRESWGKPMEAVASAVRQIVDAVPDIVVLCPMHPNPAVRATLTERLGAHERILLAEPLAYRDLVAALKHTYLVLTDSGGIQEEAPTFGVPVLVLRDTTERPEAIEAGCARLTGTAPVSVFADATRLLLDENAYRAMAHAGNPYGDGHAAARAVAAIAELVGVGKRLPDYEVKTPADRVKPLHV from the coding sequence GTGAAGCCAAGTTCGGCACTGACAGCGTTGCGTCCACGGATTGCCGTCATTTACGGAACCAGACCGGAAGCGATAAAATGTGCCCCCCTGATCAAGGCCATCGAGGCACATCCAGGCCTCGATGTCACCGTAGTGGTGACCGGGCAACACCCCGAGATGGTCAACGAAGTGCATCGGATCTTCGAGATTCACCCGGATCATGACCTAGCCCTTATGGAACCCGGCCAGCCCCTCGGTCGACTATCGGGAAGGGTCACCGTGGCGATCACCGAGGTTCTGCGTCAGTTCCGCCCCGACATCGTGGTCGTCCACGGCGACACGTCGAGTTCGACGGCCGCGGCATTGGCCGCCTTCAGTGAAGGCATTCCTGTCGTGCACCTCGAGGCGGGGCTTCGCTCGCACGATCTTCGTAATCCGTTCCCTGAGGAGGGAAACCGGCGTATGACCGCAGCGATCACCTCGCTGCACCTGTGCCCAACCGAATTGGCCCGGCAGAATCTACTTGCCGAGCGAATTCCACTGAACAACATCGCAGTGACCGGCAATACCGTGGTTGACGCGCTTCTGACGACTGCCACGAACACCGATACACCGGATAACCGGGCGCTCAGATCTGCCCTTGACAGCGGTTTGCGTGTCGTGCTGCTGACCCTGCACCGGCGCGAGTCGTGGGGAAAACCGATGGAGGCGGTCGCGAGTGCCGTTCGGCAGATCGTCGACGCAGTGCCGGACATCGTCGTGTTGTGTCCGATGCATCCGAACCCTGCGGTCCGAGCAACCCTAACCGAGCGCCTCGGTGCGCACGAGCGGATTCTGCTCGCTGAACCACTGGCCTATCGCGATCTTGTCGCTGCGCTCAAACACACGTACCTCGTGCTGACCGATTCTGGCGGAATCCAGGAAGAGGCACCGACATTCGGCGTACCGGTACTGGTGCTGCGGGACACGACCGAGCGACCCGAAGCGATAGAGGCAGGCTGTGCGAGACTCACGGGCACCGCACCAGTCTCAGTCTTTGCCGACGCCACCCGACTGCTGCTCGACGAGAACGCTTACCGAGCGATGGCGCACGCAGGCAACCCGTACGGCGACGGCCACGCTGCCGCCCGCGCAGTTGCCGCTATTGCCGAATTAGTGGGCGTTGGAAAACGATTGCCGGACTACGAGGTCAAAACCCCTGCCGATCGGGTCAAACCGCTCCACGTCTGA
- a CDS encoding helix-turn-helix transcriptional regulator: protein MINLGSDARASRLNVTIRRINGHLDAAQSGRGAAVVLFGAPRSGRTRILGEVGRPKPFRTISLTGSGHTNESIDVSIAALLARFDNLALAKPDGEPKARGPLPPDTHVGARGEHLLDVIEKYTRESAPLLIVIDDADRLPDSSLDLLGYMGRRLANHQVLLILVSRLERPAQFLPFSQIPVLQRSVTDTAALTTASLGRRPAPALVMELHRAAAGNPGDTLELCGALTEDQITGLAALRYPMTVSAERIERWARAGARLTENQRTLLTVLALVQSISVRDAEKIAQTSDSGDAVSAPAEAEVSSMIELRCIEQFGDQLRIGSDLDRWAIRTITTPTHDAEARRVIARGGLARCSTVDAYMPGIGDPVDEVEMVLARATSLARDQSCAQALSLLREAAATHTGDGRARLLALACKLAMLHGFLTDADEFADAVVRDYPGSLHRALVERVKLEVRHLTDQPMNLERVTAAAVSIGDFDPDGARSLAALAILAQLEHHRTDGLESLIQLMRANSEAPIVAAPAWCNLAEVTLAVEAENPALALALHDESDSQSSFSRRSVSEAIISASLLGRLGRLGEARDRLEFASDLPDSEQPPLTRTNLLLPQLDLELLNGNVLVAQTLWDRAEAIIPARNHLPSRRISQQLQILGVLGRFEEADRVAAQVLPIGGVGSASRIGARLLGALGQNALMRGNADRAVMLLEQSIDHVDRHSGIWQTRRYIDLIEALMMMDDRPSAERVLDLSTRRLRSCATPLISALLARGRLLVADIDSCVELLELALGTRELEVPALERARTLAIYADRLRAHGKIAQSRRRQRTAHALFERVGAQGWIDGGRWSWTETSSTEAQDDPRLLALTDTERKVANLVVTGMRNRDIGAQLYISQRMVEKHLTSMFRKLGIRSRAGLYAAIKNDSHSPRVSGPSHSLAQSHSLAQSHSPALSYFTV from the coding sequence ATGATCAACCTTGGATCCGACGCCCGAGCGAGCCGGCTGAACGTAACCATTCGCCGAATCAACGGACATCTGGACGCGGCGCAGTCAGGGCGGGGCGCCGCTGTGGTGTTGTTCGGTGCACCGCGCTCGGGACGAACTCGAATACTCGGAGAAGTTGGTCGGCCGAAGCCGTTTCGCACCATCTCGCTCACTGGCTCGGGGCATACCAACGAGTCCATCGACGTCAGCATCGCAGCTTTGTTGGCGAGGTTCGACAATCTTGCTCTCGCGAAACCTGACGGAGAACCTAAGGCAAGGGGCCCCCTCCCTCCCGATACACATGTCGGTGCCAGAGGTGAGCACTTGCTCGATGTGATCGAAAAATACACGCGAGAATCAGCCCCTCTGCTGATCGTCATCGACGATGCCGACCGACTGCCCGATTCCTCTCTGGATCTATTGGGGTATATGGGCCGCCGACTGGCAAATCACCAGGTGCTGTTGATCCTCGTCTCGCGCCTTGAGCGGCCGGCGCAGTTTCTGCCCTTTTCTCAGATTCCGGTACTGCAACGAAGCGTCACGGACACTGCGGCGCTGACGACAGCCTCGCTCGGTAGACGACCCGCGCCGGCGCTGGTGATGGAGCTGCATCGAGCTGCGGCGGGCAATCCTGGCGACACTCTGGAACTCTGCGGGGCACTCACAGAAGACCAGATCACGGGTCTGGCGGCGCTCCGATATCCGATGACCGTCTCGGCGGAGCGCATCGAGCGTTGGGCACGAGCCGGTGCGCGACTGACCGAAAATCAGCGCACCTTGCTGACAGTACTGGCGCTCGTGCAGTCGATTTCGGTACGCGACGCGGAAAAGATTGCGCAAACGAGCGATTCCGGCGATGCTGTCTCCGCTCCTGCCGAGGCGGAGGTGTCCTCGATGATCGAACTCCGGTGCATCGAACAATTCGGTGACCAGTTGCGTATCGGCAGCGACCTGGACAGGTGGGCGATCAGAACGATCACAACACCGACTCACGACGCAGAAGCACGCCGAGTGATCGCACGTGGCGGACTTGCCAGATGCAGCACCGTCGATGCCTACATGCCAGGAATTGGCGACCCTGTGGACGAAGTGGAGATGGTGTTAGCCAGAGCTACGAGCCTCGCCCGAGACCAGTCCTGTGCGCAAGCGTTGAGTCTGCTGAGAGAAGCAGCAGCGACGCACACCGGCGATGGACGAGCGAGACTCCTGGCGCTGGCGTGTAAGTTAGCAATGTTACACGGATTCCTCACGGATGCAGACGAATTCGCCGACGCGGTGGTGCGCGACTATCCAGGGTCTCTACATCGAGCGCTCGTGGAGCGGGTCAAGCTCGAGGTGCGTCACCTTACCGATCAACCGATGAACCTCGAACGGGTCACGGCCGCTGCGGTGTCAATCGGCGATTTCGATCCCGACGGGGCAAGGTCACTGGCAGCGCTCGCAATTCTCGCTCAGCTAGAACACCATCGCACCGACGGCCTCGAGTCCTTGATCCAGTTGATGCGGGCCAACTCCGAAGCTCCGATAGTCGCAGCGCCGGCATGGTGCAATTTGGCGGAGGTGACGCTCGCGGTCGAAGCGGAAAATCCGGCGCTCGCGCTGGCCCTGCACGACGAGTCGGACTCGCAGTCGAGTTTCTCGCGGCGCAGCGTTAGTGAGGCGATCATTTCGGCATCACTCCTTGGCCGACTCGGACGATTGGGGGAGGCGCGTGATCGTCTCGAGTTTGCAAGCGACCTTCCTGACTCCGAGCAACCTCCACTCACGCGCACCAATCTGCTGCTTCCACAATTAGATCTCGAACTGTTGAACGGCAATGTCTTGGTAGCTCAAACACTTTGGGATCGCGCAGAGGCGATCATTCCCGCTCGTAACCACTTACCGTCGCGCCGAATCAGCCAGCAGTTGCAGATTCTGGGAGTGCTGGGAAGGTTCGAGGAGGCTGATCGTGTTGCCGCCCAGGTACTCCCAATAGGAGGTGTCGGTAGTGCAAGCCGTATCGGGGCCCGACTGCTCGGTGCGCTGGGGCAGAATGCGTTGATGCGCGGGAATGCGGATCGTGCCGTCATGTTGCTCGAACAGAGCATCGACCACGTCGATCGGCATAGCGGAATCTGGCAGACGCGACGGTACATCGATCTGATAGAGGCGTTGATGATGATGGATGATCGGCCGTCCGCTGAGCGGGTTCTCGACCTCAGTACACGTCGTTTGCGTTCCTGTGCAACACCGTTGATCTCGGCACTTCTTGCCCGGGGTCGTCTGCTGGTCGCTGATATCGACTCTTGTGTCGAACTGCTGGAGCTCGCTCTCGGTACGCGCGAACTGGAAGTCCCAGCACTCGAGCGGGCACGGACTCTGGCAATCTATGCGGATCGACTGCGCGCGCATGGCAAAATCGCTCAGAGTCGGCGGCGGCAGCGTACCGCTCACGCATTGTTCGAGAGGGTCGGGGCGCAGGGCTGGATCGACGGCGGACGCTGGTCCTGGACCGAAACTTCCTCGACTGAAGCGCAAGACGACCCAAGGCTACTCGCCCTCACCGATACCGAACGCAAGGTCGCTAATCTTGTGGTCACGGGAATGCGGAACCGGGATATCGGCGCGCAACTGTACATTTCGCAACGTATGGTAGAGAAGCATCTGACCAGCATGTTCCGCAAGCTCGGTATCCGTTCACGCGCTGGCTTGTACGCAGCGATCAAAAACGATTCGCACTCGCCACGTGTTTCAGGGCCTTCGCACAGCCTTGCCCAATCGCACAGCCTTGCCCAATCGCACAGCCCTGCGCTGTCCTACTTCACTGTCTAA
- a CDS encoding class E sortase: MDRRRQPSPYAPTPIVLETTATRAQKWYRGFGDALLTLGLIGALFIVYEVYWTDISSDRKQRTVTEQLDQVWAQQDSAQFRSAAPEIDGPVGFAKIRIPRFGSDFQMTVVKGTSDADLEVGPGQYEGSADPGQVGNFAVAGHRVGKGSPFNDIDALQTCDAVVIETLTVWYTYRVLPSAAEASEWGTERKPARCTADPTPVTSLPAPYQRALGQQVVDPNEVGVISPVPMDPSYAEAPEGGVALLTLTTCTPRFSATDRLVVQAMLVNSTPKDPQMHSAPTVLSEG; the protein is encoded by the coding sequence ATGGATCGAAGACGGCAACCCTCGCCCTATGCCCCCACCCCGATCGTGCTTGAAACGACGGCGACGAGAGCTCAAAAGTGGTACCGCGGGTTCGGCGACGCGCTACTGACACTCGGCCTGATCGGGGCACTGTTCATTGTCTACGAGGTGTACTGGACTGACATTTCGTCGGACCGTAAACAGCGCACTGTCACGGAACAATTGGATCAGGTCTGGGCACAACAGGATTCCGCCCAATTCCGTTCGGCCGCGCCAGAGATCGATGGGCCAGTTGGCTTCGCGAAGATACGAATTCCTCGCTTCGGCAGCGATTTTCAGATGACGGTAGTGAAAGGGACCTCCGACGCCGATCTGGAGGTAGGGCCCGGACAGTACGAGGGCAGCGCGGACCCCGGTCAGGTCGGAAACTTTGCGGTGGCCGGTCACCGGGTCGGGAAAGGCTCACCTTTCAACGACATCGACGCGCTGCAGACTTGCGATGCGGTGGTCATCGAAACCCTCACCGTTTGGTACACGTACCGAGTACTGCCCAGTGCGGCAGAAGCATCGGAATGGGGAACCGAGCGCAAGCCTGCCCGGTGCACAGCTGATCCCACACCGGTCACTTCTCTGCCGGCGCCCTACCAACGGGCATTGGGCCAACAAGTGGTCGATCCGAACGAGGTGGGTGTGATCAGCCCGGTTCCGATGGACCCGAGTTACGCGGAGGCGCCCGAGGGCGGTGTCGCCTTGTTGACCTTGACCACCTGCACCCCGCGGTTCAGCGCGACCGATCGCCTTGTGGTGCAGGCGATGTTGGTAAACAGCACGCCCAAGGACCCGCAGATGCACTCTGCCCCGACAGTTCTCTCGGAAGGATAG
- a CDS encoding DUF2020 domain-containing protein → MTTTAIATRYGLPTNPNPGTVGVCPYLTAYNVESLNGVRVDSVLLDLSVQPPACFFIDGAGDIIVSVWVHHGESSMVAAELVNRSAPISNTAPAAEPTGWSGGRSGGDEGAVYAVAKGAIAVLVTTTQPQSVKAQRLAVAAIDELGL, encoded by the coding sequence GTGACTACCACCGCGATAGCTACCAGATATGGTCTGCCGACAAATCCGAATCCGGGCACGGTCGGTGTCTGTCCATACCTGACCGCGTATAACGTCGAGTCTCTCAATGGTGTACGAGTCGACTCGGTCCTGCTCGATCTGAGCGTGCAACCGCCCGCCTGCTTTTTCATCGACGGTGCCGGTGACATCATAGTCTCGGTATGGGTCCATCACGGCGAATCATCCATGGTGGCTGCAGAACTGGTGAACCGGTCCGCACCGATTTCGAACACCGCCCCGGCCGCTGAGCCGACGGGCTGGTCCGGTGGACGTTCCGGTGGGGACGAGGGTGCGGTCTACGCCGTGGCCAAAGGTGCGATTGCGGTGCTTGTGACGACGACCCAACCACAATCAGTGAAGGCACAGCGGCTTGCAGTCGCCGCGATCGACGAACTCGGACTGTAG
- a CDS encoding DUF7927 domain-containing protein, translating into MKRSSTVWRTAGLAAAALTIGAAGLLSAAPAGAAPVATQPGELVVNGGGENGKTGWAGAPATQANPLNGHPPSYNGGVNLWWGGAGLAQSKMNQTVNLSPSATLIDAGLVTADMSAYLGGYEEQPDNVGLTYAFKNASGGIIATTVLDPVTNTERGNISGFVHRQKSLKIPVNTRSVLITATFTRVQGTNNDAYADNISLKLETPSPGVLEVTHTSDTSTPVEGGQVVNYTTTFTNTGELPVPVNHVLVLSGVLDDADLVSGPTSGDPALTLTPGAGVDYGVTGSLAPGQTVTITYSVVVKPYANQGDHSLVTQVTAAGSAPTTPPTGCAGTPLCTEVPSADSAAVPLVNPAVALSAGAAVALGAGGFVMVRRRKVVTD; encoded by the coding sequence GTGAAGAGATCTTCAACGGTGTGGCGAACAGCCGGCCTTGCCGCAGCAGCACTGACGATCGGTGCGGCTGGGCTGCTCAGCGCGGCACCCGCAGGAGCGGCTCCGGTGGCTACGCAGCCAGGTGAACTGGTCGTCAACGGTGGCGGCGAAAACGGAAAAACAGGGTGGGCAGGCGCACCCGCGACACAAGCCAACCCGCTCAACGGACACCCCCCCTCCTATAATGGCGGCGTCAATCTGTGGTGGGGGGGAGCCGGGCTGGCGCAGTCGAAGATGAACCAGACCGTGAATTTGTCGCCATCGGCCACGCTCATCGACGCGGGACTGGTTACTGCTGACATGTCCGCCTACCTCGGCGGATACGAGGAGCAACCGGACAACGTAGGTTTGACCTACGCCTTCAAAAACGCGTCCGGCGGCATCATCGCGACAACCGTCCTCGATCCCGTCACGAATACGGAGCGCGGCAACATTAGCGGATTCGTCCATCGCCAGAAGTCGCTGAAGATCCCTGTCAATACACGATCGGTCCTGATCACTGCTACATTCACGCGTGTACAAGGCACCAATAACGATGCCTACGCCGACAATATCTCCCTGAAGCTTGAGACTCCCTCTCCCGGCGTCCTCGAGGTGACACACACCTCGGATACCTCGACGCCGGTCGAGGGTGGGCAGGTCGTCAACTACACGACGACCTTCACCAACACCGGTGAGCTACCTGTCCCGGTCAATCACGTGCTGGTGCTCTCGGGCGTCCTCGACGACGCCGACCTGGTTTCCGGACCGACGAGCGGAGATCCTGCGCTCACCCTGACACCGGGTGCCGGAGTCGATTACGGCGTGACAGGGTCGTTGGCGCCCGGTCAAACCGTGACAATTACCTACTCCGTGGTGGTTAAACCCTATGCGAACCAGGGTGATCACAGCCTGGTTACACAGGTCACAGCGGCCGGAAGCGCGCCGACCACACCCCCGACCGGCTGCGCGGGAACGCCGTTGTGCACAGAGGTTCCCAGCGCCGACAGCGCCGCAGTGCCGTTGGTGAACCCGGCAGTTGCCTTGAGTGCCGGCGCGGCAGTCGCACTCGGTGCAGGCGGATTTGTCATGGTCCGGCGTCGCAAGGTTGTAACCGACTGA